The Rhodanobacteraceae bacterium genomic sequence TCACGGTACTGCATCACCCCGACCGCGCCGTGGCGCTTGGACAGTTTCTGCCCGTCCGGCCCCAGGATCATCGGCAGGTGCGCGAAGCTCGGCACCGGCGCGCCCAGCGCCCCGTACAGGTTGATCTGGCGCGGCGTGTTGTTGACGTGGTCGTCGCCGCGGATCACTTCGGTGATGCGCATGTCCAGGTCATCCACCACCACCGCGAAGTTGTAGGTGGGGAACCCGTCCGAACGCAGCATCACGAAGTCGTCGAGTTCGGCGTTGGCCCACTCCACGCGGCCCTTGATCTTGTCGTCGAACACTACGCTGCCGGATTGCGGATTCCTGAAGCGCAGCACGCGGTTCGGATCGTCGCGGTACGGCAGGTTGGCGTCGCGCGCGCGGCCGTCGTAGCGCGGCTTTTCCTTGCGCTCCAGCATCGCCGCGCGCATCGCGTCCAGTTCTTCCTTCGACTCGTAGGCCCAGTACGCCTTGCCGGCGTCGTGCAACTGTTGCGCGACTTCGCGGTAACGCTGCATGCGCTGCGTCTGGTAGAACGGACCCTCGTCGGGGTCGAGGCCCAGCCAGTGCATCCCGTCGATGATCGCCTGCACCGCCGCGCCGGTGGAACGTTCGCGATCGGTGTCCTCGATGCGCAGGATGAACTGCCCGCCGCGGTGGCGCGCCTCCAGCCAGCAATACAGCGCGGTGCGCGCACCGCCGATGTGCAGGAAGCCGGTGGGACTGGGGGCGAAGCGGGTGCGAAAACTCATGGTCGAGACGTGGCAGACAAAGGCTGTCATTGTAGCGGCGCCTGCCCGACTCTCCGGTGCCATGGATGTTCCCCAAAAGCTTTACCACGGATGTTCACGGATCCACACGGATCAAGCCTCAAATCCGTGCTCATCCGTGTTGATCCGTGGTCAATGCGTTCTTGGCTGGAACACCGGCATTGCCGCCCCCATGATGCTGCGATGACCGAATTACCTTCCAAACCCGCCCGCGAACGCCGCGCCCTCGCGATGCTGTGGCCGTACGTGCGCCACTATCCGGGGCGGATGTTCGTGGCCGCCGCATTCCTGGTGATCGCCAAGGTCGCGACCGTCTGGGTGCCGGTGGCGTTCAAGGACATCGTGGATCGCCTTGATCCGCGCATCGCGATGCTCACGGTGCCGATCGCGTTGATCGCCCTGTACGGCGTGCTGCGCCTGATCGGCGCGCTGTTCGGACAGTTGCGCGACACCGTGTTCGAGCGCGTCAGCCAGCGCGCGATGCGCGCATCCGGGCTCGATGCGTTCCGGCATCTGCACGAACTTTCGCTGCGCTTCCATCTCGACCGCCACACCGGCGGCATCGGCCGCGACATTTCGCGCGGCACCCGCGGCGTGTACAACCTGCTGGGCTGGGTGGTGTTCAACATCATCCCCACCCTGTTCGAGATCATCGTCGTGATCGTGTTGCTGTTGCGCGCTTTCGACTGGCGCTACGCCGTGGTCACGCTGGCGACGATGCTGCTGTACATCGCCGCGACCATCTGGATCACCGAATGGCGCACCGCCGGCGTGCGCGCGATGAACGAGGCCGAGAGCCTCGCCAACGCGCGCGCGATCGACAGCCTGCTCAACTACGAGACGGTCAAGTATTTCGGCAACGAGGACTTCGAGGCGGAGCGTTACGACGCCGACCTGCGCAAGTACGAAGACGCCGCGGTCAAGACCGAATCCTCGCTCGCGGTGTTGAATGGCGCGCAGGCGCTGGTGATCGCGCTGGGCCTGACCGCGCTGATGGCGATGGCGGCGATGGGCGTGGTCGCGCACAAGCTCTCGGTCGGCGACATCGTGATGGTCAACGGCTGGCTGCTGCAGCTCGCGATCCCGCTGAACATGCTGGGCTTCACCTGGCGCCAGATCAAGCAGGGCGTGATCGACATGGAGCACATGTTTGCCCTGCTGGACGAACACGCCGAGGTGCAGGACGCGCCGGATGCGAAGCCGCTGGTGACGCGCGGCGGCGAGGTGCGCTTCGAGCATGTGTCGTTCCGCTACAACCCGGATCGCGCGATCCTGGACGATATCGACTTCACCATCCCGCCCGGCCAGACCCTCGCCGTGGTCGGCGAAACCGGCGCCGGCAAATCCACCCTCTCGCGCCTGCTGTTCCGCTTCTACGACGTCAGCGGCGGGCGCATCACCATCGACGGCCAGGACATCCGCAGCGTGACGCAGCAATCGCTGCGCGCGGCGATCGGGATCGTGCCGCAGGACACCGTGCTGTTCAACGACACCATCTATTACAACATCGCCTACGGACGCACCGGCGCGACCCGCCAGGAAGTGGAAGCCGCCGCGCGCGCCGCGCACATCCACGATTTCGTGGTGTCGCTGCCACAAGGCTACGAAACCACCGTCGGCGAGCGCGGCCTGAAACTTTCGGGCGGCGAAAAACAGCGCGTCGCGATCGCCCGCGCACTGCTGAAGAACCCGGCAATCCTGGTATTCGACGAAGCCACCAGCGCACTGGATACCCGCACCGAAAAGATCATCCAGGCCGAACTCGCCGAGATCGCGCGCGGGCGCACCACCCTGATCGTCGCGCACCGGCTGTCCACCATCGTGGATGCCGACCGGATCCTGGTGCTGGACCGCGGCCGCGTGGTCGAAAGCGGCAACCACGCCGAGCTGCTGGCGCGGGGCGGGCGCTACGCCGCGCTGTGGGCCCTGCAGGCGCGGCAGCCGTTGGAACCCGCCATCGCCTGATTGTTTACCGTGCGATCGTCCCTGATCGCTGCCTCGCCAGATCGGCGGATGGCTCGAGTCTGCCTCAGTTCACGAATCCCGGAACGGACATCCATGCCCCGACGTTCCACCAAGCCCGTAACCATTGTTTACGTCGTGACACAGGTGTTGACAGCGATTGCTGCATACACTGGCACGCGCATTGCACCTTCCTGACCGAAACACGTTGCGTCGCCCCCGGCTTCAACCGTGTTGGATTCGACGAGGTACGCCGACATGCAAGGTCACCAAGACATGACATTCGATTCGGAACAAGCAGTCGCAGCCCCATCCCGTACCACTTCGGCGGGCCTCGAAGCCTGGCTGTCCGGCGCGCACACCGATCCAACGATGCCGGACGTGGATCTGTCCAGCGCAGAAATCCCGGAGTCCGAGCCGGTCGCGAAGCCCGAGTTGGTCGGTCCCGTCAATGCGGCCGAGGCACTGGCCTGGTCGCTCGATCAGGGTACCTTTTCCGGCGCGCGCAAGCTCACCGGCCCGGACGGCGCGGAACTGGTGGTGGATCCCGGAAACAACGCCTACCACTTCGAATCCAGCTCGCTGAGGCCGTTGGCGGCCCTGCTGGAGCAGCCCGCTTCCGCGT encodes the following:
- a CDS encoding Glutamyl-tRNA synthetase; translation: MTAFVCHVSTMSFRTRFAPSPTGFLHIGGARTALYCWLEARHRGGQFILRIEDTDRERSTGAAVQAIIDGMHWLGLDPDEGPFYQTQRMQRYREVAQQLHDAGKAYWAYESKEELDAMRAAMLERKEKPRYDGRARDANLPYRDDPNRVLRFRNPQSGSVVFDDKIKGRVEWANAELDDFVMLRSDGFPTYNFAVVVDDLDMRITEVIRGDDHVNNTPRQINLYGALGAPVPSFAHLPMILGPDGQKLSKRHGAVGVMQYREDGYLPHALLNYLVRLGWSHGDQEIFSIQEMIDLFDIANVNHSAARFDFAKLGWLNQHYLKEGDPRELGKELAWHLERLGLDVAQGPDPAEVVVALRERVQTLKAMAEQARIWYAPIAEWDAKALKKHLQTDGAADVLRAMHAKLAALPTWNPADIHALVAEVAEERGIGMGKVAQPLRVAMTGTAVSPSIEDTVYLAGRDVALRRIDDAIVRAAEQ
- a CDS encoding ABC transporter ATP-binding protein/permease, whose translation is MTELPSKPARERRALAMLWPYVRHYPGRMFVAAAFLVIAKVATVWVPVAFKDIVDRLDPRIAMLTVPIALIALYGVLRLIGALFGQLRDTVFERVSQRAMRASGLDAFRHLHELSLRFHLDRHTGGIGRDISRGTRGVYNLLGWVVFNIIPTLFEIIVVIVLLLRAFDWRYAVVTLATMLLYIAATIWITEWRTAGVRAMNEAESLANARAIDSLLNYETVKYFGNEDFEAERYDADLRKYEDAAVKTESSLAVLNGAQALVIALGLTALMAMAAMGVVAHKLSVGDIVMVNGWLLQLAIPLNMLGFTWRQIKQGVIDMEHMFALLDEHAEVQDAPDAKPLVTRGGEVRFEHVSFRYNPDRAILDDIDFTIPPGQTLAVVGETGAGKSTLSRLLFRFYDVSGGRITIDGQDIRSVTQQSLRAAIGIVPQDTVLFNDTIYYNIAYGRTGATRQEVEAAARAAHIHDFVVSLPQGYETTVGERGLKLSGGEKQRVAIARALLKNPAILVFDEATSALDTRTEKIIQAELAEIARGRTTLIVAHRLSTIVDADRILVLDRGRVVESGNHAELLARGGRYAALWALQARQPLEPAIA